A single genomic interval of Pyruvatibacter sp. HU-CL02332 harbors:
- a CDS encoding aminotransferase class V-fold PLP-dependent enzyme encodes MPDSTPDAQIIPTQRHLFDIPEDVAYLNCAYMAPNLKSVTAAGIGGAQLKAQPWTVTAPDFFEPAEHARTLFAQMIGATADDIAIVPSASYGIASAAKNLPLGKGEEIITLAEQFPSNVYAWRDAAQKAGAQVVAVNKRQDGWTQPLLDAITSKTAIVTIPHCHWTDGAMVDLDSVRARTRDVGAALVIDACQTMGALPFDVTRYDPDFIAAPCYKWLLGPYAMGFLYVAPRHHEGSPLEQTWTARERSEDFARLVDYATGFQPGARRYDMGERAQFHLMPMATTALKQILDWGVSNIAATLIEKTRAMTTQAATLGFAAEPESRRAGHYLGLTREAPLPDDLLTRLAEANVFVSVRGSAIRVTPHVYTSDRDMDRFLEALEHALGPKR; translated from the coding sequence ATGCCAGATAGCACGCCAGATGCGCAGATCATCCCGACCCAGCGCCACCTGTTCGACATCCCTGAAGATGTCGCCTACCTCAACTGCGCCTATATGGCCCCCAACCTCAAATCGGTGACAGCCGCAGGCATTGGCGGTGCGCAACTCAAGGCACAACCATGGACAGTTACCGCCCCGGATTTCTTTGAGCCCGCAGAACATGCCCGCACCCTCTTTGCACAGATGATTGGGGCCACGGCCGACGACATCGCAATCGTGCCCTCCGCCTCCTATGGCATTGCAAGCGCTGCGAAAAACCTGCCCCTTGGCAAGGGCGAGGAAATCATCACGCTCGCCGAGCAATTCCCCTCCAACGTCTATGCATGGCGCGACGCTGCCCAAAAGGCCGGTGCCCAGGTTGTGGCCGTCAACAAGCGCCAGGACGGATGGACCCAGCCGCTTCTGGACGCGATCACAAGCAAGACCGCCATCGTCACCATTCCACATTGCCACTGGACCGACGGGGCCATGGTGGACCTTGATTCCGTCCGGGCACGGACCAGGGATGTGGGCGCAGCGCTGGTTATTGATGCCTGCCAGACCATGGGTGCCCTGCCCTTTGACGTGACCCGCTACGATCCCGACTTCATCGCAGCCCCTTGCTACAAATGGCTTCTAGGACCGTATGCCATGGGGTTCCTCTACGTGGCCCCGCGCCACCATGAAGGCAGCCCTCTGGAGCAGACGTGGACCGCACGCGAAAGATCAGAGGATTTTGCAAGGCTGGTGGATTACGCCACGGGCTTTCAGCCCGGCGCACGCCGCTATGACATGGGCGAGCGTGCCCAGTTTCACCTCATGCCCATGGCAACTACCGCGCTCAAGCAAATCCTCGACTGGGGTGTCAGCAACATCGCCGCAACGCTGATTGAAAAGACCCGGGCCATGACGACACAAGCCGCTACGCTTGGCTTCGCCGCCGAACCCGAAAGCCGCCGCGCCGGCCACTATCTCGGCCTCACCCGCGAAGCACCCTTGCCCGACGATCTGCTAACCAGACTGGCGGAGGCAAATGTCTTCGTCAGCGTGCGCGGGTCAGCCATCCGGGTGACGCCTCATGTCTATACGTCTGACCGTGACATGGACCGGTTTTTGGAGGCGCTGGAGCACGCATTGGGCCCTAAGCGATGA
- a CDS encoding DMT family transporter, whose protein sequence is MSSNRGGGTRSRTAWLLLAALTACWASAFTFTAMALKGISPEWVVVFRQLIAALMLFPLALKLGTLHEVPRAAWGWLAALGIVGNVAPFYVISWGQQHIESGLAAIFITTMPLMTLALAHVFVPGERMTARRLAGFVTGLAGVALIVGPEVLFDVGISDLELLAQAAVLFGAVLFAANAIIARNMPAMDLWGRSAYTSGIAFIVILPLALATTPLPDTMPGAQSLLGIIGTGIFATGLATVIYYRLIDEAGPTFMSMTNYLVPPVALVAGIVVLGESPSIWALLGLALILVGIAVAELKWGKGAVE, encoded by the coding sequence ATGAGCAGCAACAGGGGCGGCGGCACGCGGAGCCGAACAGCCTGGCTTCTTCTCGCCGCCCTCACAGCGTGCTGGGCATCCGCCTTTACGTTCACAGCCATGGCGCTCAAAGGCATCTCACCTGAATGGGTGGTCGTGTTCCGGCAGTTGATTGCAGCTTTGATGCTTTTCCCGCTGGCGCTAAAGCTGGGCACGCTCCATGAGGTGCCCCGCGCCGCCTGGGGGTGGCTGGCAGCACTTGGCATCGTCGGCAATGTTGCGCCGTTCTATGTCATCAGCTGGGGCCAGCAGCATATTGAGTCGGGCCTCGCTGCCATCTTCATCACCACCATGCCCCTCATGACATTGGCACTGGCGCATGTGTTCGTGCCTGGTGAGCGCATGACCGCCCGGCGGCTGGCCGGATTCGTCACGGGCCTCGCCGGTGTCGCGTTGATCGTCGGCCCGGAGGTTCTCTTTGACGTTGGCATCAGCGATCTCGAGCTGTTGGCCCAAGCGGCCGTGCTCTTCGGGGCCGTCTTGTTCGCCGCCAACGCGATCATCGCCCGCAACATGCCTGCGATGGATCTGTGGGGCCGCTCGGCCTACACCAGCGGCATCGCCTTCATCGTGATCCTGCCCTTGGCGCTCGCCACCACACCCCTGCCGGACACGATGCCCGGGGCCCAGTCACTCCTTGGCATCATCGGAACCGGAATCTTCGCCACAGGCCTTGCCACAGTCATCTACTACCGGCTGATTGACGAAGCCGGCCCGACCTTCATGTCGATGACCAACTATCTCGTCCCGCCCGTTGCACTCGTCGCCGGCATCGTAGTGCTGGGCGAGAGCCCGAGCATCTGGGCACTGCTTGGTCTGGCGCTAATTCTGGTCGGAATTGCGGTCGCTGAACTCAAATGGGGCAAGGGGGCCGTCGAATAG
- a CDS encoding LysE family translocator — protein sequence MSWELLGFAALFGLVLMATPGPANLSLMAVSASVGFQRARLYLFGIWVGGFLVTALVGLGVGALLQAQPLLYGVLQVVGFGYIAWLAWRLAHLDGSHGTTHAEPSFWAGAALHPLNPKAYVMNVTAYASFIAPGMAYDAQAVFLGITLGLIMIVCTTTWALGGEMLRHWLTQARYARVVRQVLAVAMVASVAIPMLLV from the coding sequence GTGAGCTGGGAGCTGCTGGGCTTTGCAGCCCTGTTCGGTCTGGTTTTGATGGCTACGCCGGGGCCTGCCAATTTGAGCCTGATGGCGGTTAGTGCGTCTGTCGGGTTTCAACGGGCGCGGCTTTATCTGTTTGGAATCTGGGTCGGGGGATTTCTGGTTACGGCGCTTGTGGGGTTGGGTGTTGGTGCGCTCCTGCAGGCGCAGCCTCTGCTTTACGGCGTGCTGCAGGTTGTTGGTTTCGGGTACATCGCGTGGCTGGCGTGGCGGCTGGCCCATCTTGATGGGTCGCATGGCACCACGCACGCGGAGCCATCGTTCTGGGCAGGTGCTGCACTCCACCCGCTCAATCCCAAGGCCTATGTGATGAATGTGACGGCTTATGCGAGCTTTATCGCACCGGGCATGGCGTATGATGCGCAGGCCGTGTTTCTTGGGATCACGCTCGGGCTGATCATGATCGTATGCACCACGACATGGGCGCTGGGTGGTGAAATGCTCCGGCACTGGCTGACGCAGGCTCGTTACGCCCGTGTGGTGAGACAGGTCCTTGCCGTCGCCATGGTTGCCAGTGTCGCCATTCCGATGCTGCTGGTGTGA
- a CDS encoding PhzF family phenazine biosynthesis protein gives MKLNLFQVDAFAERPFEGNPAAVVPLDSWLSDEQMLAIAAENNLAETAFFVAEEDGYRLRWFTPTLEVELCGHATLATAHVILTRLKPELDHVVFQTRSGTLTVRRGDNGKDNGKLVMDFPARASKPMPIPRDLGPMLGVTPRIVLSGANLIAVFDSAADVARLRPAFEPLGKYLGPRNQGLIATAPGDADSGFDFVSRFFAPSHGVEEDHVTGSAHCDTTPFWAKKLKKNEMIARQISSRGGTVGCRLDGERVYLEGACADYLEGAISIGDGS, from the coding sequence ATGAAGCTCAATCTGTTTCAGGTAGATGCATTTGCGGAGCGACCCTTTGAGGGCAATCCGGCGGCGGTCGTGCCGCTTGATAGCTGGCTCAGCGACGAGCAGATGCTGGCCATTGCTGCTGAAAACAATCTCGCCGAAACAGCGTTCTTTGTGGCGGAAGAGGATGGCTATCGCCTGCGCTGGTTCACACCCACATTGGAAGTGGAACTGTGTGGACATGCAACCCTGGCGACGGCGCATGTGATCCTGACGCGGCTGAAGCCGGAGCTTGACCACGTGGTGTTTCAAACCCGCTCGGGCACACTCACGGTTCGCCGTGGTGACAACGGAAAAGACAATGGCAAACTGGTGATGGATTTCCCCGCGCGGGCATCGAAGCCCATGCCAATACCTCGGGACCTGGGCCCAATGCTCGGTGTCACGCCACGCATTGTATTGTCAGGAGCCAACCTCATAGCGGTGTTTGACAGTGCTGCTGACGTCGCGCGGTTGCGGCCTGCCTTTGAGCCTCTTGGCAAGTATCTTGGGCCGCGCAATCAGGGCCTGATTGCCACGGCGCCAGGCGACGCTGATTCCGGATTTGACTTTGTGTCCCGGTTCTTTGCGCCGTCCCACGGGGTTGAAGAGGATCATGTCACGGGGTCCGCCCATTGTGACACGACACCGTTCTGGGCGAAAAAGCTCAAGAAGAATGAGATGATTGCGCGACAGATATCTTCGCGTGGCGGGACGGTCGGCTGCCGGCTTGATGGTGAGCGGGTGTATCTGGAAGGGGCGTGTGCGGACTATCTGGAAGGCGCTATATCTATCGGCGATGGGTCGTGA
- a CDS encoding PLP-dependent aminotransferase family protein has product MTIFPISHVAKTGPRYVAIADAIEAALNAGELNPGDRLPAHRPLAFDLGVTVGTISRAYELAARRGLVEGSVGRGTFVCGDDANKRRTRGVGSAEFMAMQDTGLIPMRANLPASTGQNAIVAGALETLMRQPDFRAHVADYAEPGGTAAQREAAAHWFGHAEFSPDPDGLVLTAGAQQALATAIAVATEPGDLIVTEAFTYRVIATQCQLMGRRLRPVAMDANGMMPDALDEAARAHRPRAVFIIPTLQNPTGIVMDAKRRHAIADVAARHDLLTIEDDIYGKLTDPTQPLAALLPDAGFFVSSLSKCVAPGLRIGAIICPPRFAARARTAQHAFGQGLPPMTAETARHLVESGGAQTLQDRQRAELRNRNAAAYEALSHWLPTRHPHSAHLWIALPPEWRIHDFMEATRTRGIAIASDEDFAIAAPTAERHVRVALGPPADTAECKRGIGILKDLLTEGPLSAA; this is encoded by the coding sequence ATGACAATATTTCCCATCTCCCATGTCGCAAAGACCGGCCCGCGCTACGTCGCAATTGCGGATGCCATTGAAGCTGCCCTGAACGCCGGCGAGCTAAACCCCGGCGATCGACTGCCAGCTCACCGACCCCTCGCTTTTGACCTGGGTGTCACTGTCGGCACCATCAGTCGCGCCTATGAACTGGCCGCACGCCGGGGCCTCGTTGAAGGCAGCGTTGGGCGCGGCACTTTTGTGTGTGGAGATGACGCAAACAAGCGCCGCACACGCGGCGTTGGATCCGCAGAGTTCATGGCAATGCAGGATACGGGATTGATCCCCATGCGCGCCAACCTGCCCGCATCAACAGGCCAGAACGCCATCGTGGCAGGCGCGCTGGAAACCCTGATGCGCCAGCCGGACTTTCGCGCCCATGTGGCAGACTACGCAGAGCCCGGCGGCACCGCCGCCCAACGCGAAGCTGCCGCCCACTGGTTTGGCCACGCGGAATTCAGCCCTGACCCCGACGGCCTGGTTTTGACCGCCGGCGCGCAACAGGCGCTGGCGACCGCCATTGCCGTCGCCACTGAACCCGGCGACCTCATCGTCACCGAAGCATTTACCTATCGCGTCATCGCTACCCAGTGTCAGCTCATGGGCCGCCGTCTGCGCCCGGTCGCAATGGACGCAAATGGAATGATGCCTGACGCATTGGACGAAGCCGCCCGCGCTCACCGCCCGCGCGCCGTCTTCATCATTCCGACGTTGCAAAACCCAACGGGCATCGTCATGGATGCCAAGCGCCGTCATGCGATTGCCGACGTGGCGGCACGTCATGACCTGCTCACCATAGAAGACGACATCTACGGCAAACTCACCGACCCCACCCAGCCCCTTGCAGCGCTACTGCCTGACGCCGGATTTTTTGTGTCCAGCCTGTCAAAATGCGTCGCTCCGGGCCTGCGCATCGGGGCCATCATCTGCCCGCCGCGTTTCGCAGCCCGAGCCCGTACAGCGCAACATGCCTTCGGTCAGGGTCTCCCACCCATGACAGCTGAAACCGCGCGTCATCTGGTTGAAAGTGGTGGGGCGCAAACGCTCCAGGACCGGCAGCGCGCCGAGCTCCGCAACCGCAATGCGGCGGCATACGAAGCATTGTCGCACTGGCTACCGACCCGCCATCCGCACAGTGCGCATCTGTGGATAGCGCTGCCGCCGGAATGGCGGATACATGATTTCATGGAAGCCACACGCACGCGCGGCATCGCCATCGCGTCAGATGAGGACTTTGCAATCGCAGCACCAACAGCGGAACGCCATGTGCGTGTGGCCCTTGGCCCGCCAGCAGATACAGCTGAGTGCAAAAGAGGGATTGGCATTCTGAAGGACCTTCTGACCGAAGGTCCCCTGAGCGCGGCCTAG
- the thiD gene encoding bifunctional hydroxymethylpyrimidine kinase/phosphomethylpyrimidine kinase: MTQSAPSDLARVLIVAGSDSGGGAGIQADIKTVTALGGYAATAITAITVQNTLGVHGVEGLTPELVRQQMDAVISDIGVDAFKTGMLHSADIIGAVADAIEAYDDVPPVVVDPVMVATSGDRLLQQDAEAALIGRLLPLSFIATPNIHEAAVLADQPVKTAGDMRDAARAILASGPDCVLVTGGDLGGDVVVDVLATPVEIRTFTSPRINTSATHGTGCTLASAIATFLAQGREIVDAVEDARDYVHMAMTQALKIGAGAGPLDHGWPLRRED; this comes from the coding sequence GCGCGGGCATTCAAGCCGACATCAAAACCGTGACGGCGCTGGGTGGCTATGCCGCGACAGCGATCACGGCCATTACTGTTCAGAACACACTTGGTGTGCATGGCGTTGAAGGGCTTACACCGGAGCTCGTCCGCCAGCAGATGGACGCGGTGATCTCCGACATCGGTGTTGATGCCTTCAAGACAGGAATGCTGCATTCAGCCGACATCATTGGTGCGGTCGCTGATGCTATTGAAGCCTATGACGACGTGCCACCGGTTGTTGTCGATCCGGTGATGGTGGCGACATCGGGCGACCGACTGCTGCAACAAGACGCTGAAGCGGCCCTTATTGGCCGACTGCTGCCTTTGTCGTTCATTGCGACACCGAACATTCACGAGGCCGCGGTGCTTGCGGACCAGCCGGTTAAAACCGCTGGTGACATGCGCGATGCGGCGCGGGCCATTCTCGCCTCGGGGCCGGACTGCGTGCTGGTGACCGGCGGTGATCTGGGCGGTGACGTGGTGGTGGATGTGTTGGCAACACCGGTGGAAATTCGCACATTCACAAGTCCGCGGATCAACACCTCTGCGACCCATGGCACGGGCTGCACGCTGGCCAGCGCCATTGCGACCTTCCTGGCGCAAGGCAGAGAGATTGTGGATGCGGTGGAAGACGCGCGGGACTACGTCCACATGGCGATGACGCAGGCGCTAAAAATTGGCGCTGGCGCGGGGCCGCTAGACCATGGCTGGCCATTACGCCGCGAGGACTAG